The sequence CGGCGAGGTCGCCGACACGCTCGACCTGGTTCCGTCGGCCATGACCGGCCTTGCGACCCGCATGGAGCGCGCGGGATTCATCCGGCGCCAGCGCGACGACCAGGACAGCCGTGCGCTGCGGCTCTACCTCACGCCGGCTGGACGTGATGCGCGCAAACATGCAACGGCGCGTGCGCAGGGGCTGAATGCCAAGCTTATCGAAGGTTTTTCGGAAGCGGAGATCGATGTGGTCTCACGCTGGCTGACCAGCCTTCAGCGCAAGTTTCCCAAGGACACCGAACAATCTCAAACCGAGTAAGGAGGATGCGATGACCGATCACGTCAAGGTGGAATTCGATTCAGGGGTGCTCACCGTCACCATGGCGCGCCCTGACAAGAAGAACGCGATCACGAACGCCATGTACGGCGCGATGGCCGATGCGCTGGAACGCGCCGAGACCGATCCCGCCATTCGCGCGGTGGTGTTTCAGGGCGATGGCGACAGTTTCACCGCCGGCAACGACATGGCCGACTTTGCCGCGCAGTCGAAATCCCAAGGAGGCGTGCTGCATGTCGGCCGCTTTCTGAAGAACATCTCCTCGGCGACAAAGCCGATCATTGCCGCCGTGCAGGGCAACGCCGTCGGCATCGGCACCACCATGCTGCTGCATTGCGATCTCGTCTATGTCGCGCCGACCGCGCGGCTGATTACCCCGTTCGTCAACATCGCGCTGGTGCCCGAAGCGGCATCGACCCATCTGCTTCCGGCCCGCGTCGGCTACGCCAAGGCCTTCGAGATGTTCGCCTTCGGCGAACCGGTGGATGCCGCCACTGCCGTCGCGATCGGTCTTGCCAATGCGCAGGTGCCGCTCGAGGAGTTGCGCGGCAAGGCGCGGAACGCAGCGCTTGCGCTGGTCAAGCGTCCGGCCGGTTCGCTGGCGCAGACCAAGGCGCTGATGCGCGACGTCGGCTCCCTGCAGGCGCAGATGGAGCGCGAGGGCGACATCCTGCGGGCGCGGCTGAAGGGACCGGAGGCGCGCGAGGCGCTCATGGCCTTTGCCGAGCGCCGCCCACCGGATTTTTCCAAGATCAGTGCATGAGCGAAAGCCGGTCATCTGACCGGCTTTTTCTTTCGCTGGATGTGTCAGCGATCAGCCCGGCTCACCACGTCCATCAGTTCCGCGATCTTGCGGCGCTGGTCCGCCTTGTCGCCGGACGCGATCGCATGCTCCACGCAATGCGCGACATGGTCGCGCAGGATTTCCTCCTCGACTCGCCGCAGGGCGGCGCGGGCGGCTGCGATCTGCGTGACGATGTCGATGCAATAGCGATCTTCTTCGACCATTCCCGCGAGACCGCGAACCTGCCCTTCGATCCGTTTCAGCCTTTTCAGGCAGGACGACTTGATTTCCTTGCGCATGCTATACTATATACCCCTAGCGGGTATTTATTGCAAGCGGGTGTGGGTCATGGGATCAGCCGGACAACGGGACAAAGGCGAGGGCGGCTGCTGCGGCTGCTGCGGCTCTGGCGGTCATGCTCACGACCATTACAAGCACGATCACTCCCATGCGCATCATGGGGCGCACGATCATTCGCATGCCGGGGGGGGCGGGTGCGTTGACCGGGATCAAACCGGGTCGACCAAGGCGGTCGATCCGGTCTGCGGCATGAGCGTCGATCCGGCGACGGCGAAACATCGCTTTGCCTATAAAGGGCAGGATTATTTCTTCTGTTCTGCAGGCTGCCGTACGAAATTCGAGGCTGATCCGGAAAAGTATCTGGCCTCGAAACCCTCCGCGCCCAAAGAAAAACTGCCGGAAGGCACGATTTACACCTGCCCGATGCACCCGGAAATTCGCCAGGTCGGGCCCGGAAGCTGCCCGATCTGCGGCATGGCGCTCGAACCCGAAACCGTGTCGCTCGACGATAAACCCGATCCCGAACTGATCGACATGACGCGGCGGTTCTGGATCGGACTCGTCCTGACGCTGCCGGTGTTCGTCATGGATATGACCGTGCATCTCGCCGGCATCCACCTGCTGCCGGGGCAAACATCCAACTGGATATCGTTCGTGCTGGCGACGCCGGTGGTATTGTGGGCGGGCTGGCCGTTCTTCGAGCGCGGCTGGCGCTCGGTCGTCACCCGCAATCTCAACATGTTCACCCTGATCGCCATGGGCACCGGCGTCGCTTATGTCTACAGCGTCGTCGCGACCTTGGTGCCGCAGGTGTTCCCGGACGCGTTCCGCGATATGCATGGCGCAGTCTCAGTGTATTTTGAGGCCGCCGCCGTCATCACCGTGCTGGTGCTGCTGGGACAGGTGCTGGAGCTGCGCGCCCGCGCCCAGACCTCCGGCGCGATCCGCGCGCTGCTCGGCCTCGCACCGAAGACGGCTCGGCGCATTGGCGCGCATGGCGATGAAGACATCGACATTGATGTCATCACGGTGGGTGACCTGCTGCGGGTGCGGCCGGGCGAGAAGATTCCGATCGACGGCGTCGTCACCGACGGATCGTCGCTGGTGGATGAATCCCTCGTCACCGGCGAATCCATGCCGGTGAAAAAGAGCGAAGGCGCAAAAGTGATCGGCGGCACCGTCAACCAGAGCGGCGGCCTCGTAATCCGCGCCGAGAAGATCGGCCGCGACACCATGCTGGCGCGGATCGTCGATCTGGTGGCGCGGGCGCAGCGTTCACGTGCGCCGGTGCAGCGGCTGGCGGATCAGGTCGCAGGCTGGTTCGTGCCGGTGGTGATCGCTGCGGCTCTGGTGGCGTTCGCCGCCTGGACGGTATTCGGTCCGGAGCCGCGCTTTACTTACGCGCTGGTCGCGGCGGTGACGGTGCTGATCATCGCGTGTCCCTGCGCGCTCGGTCTGGCGACGCCGATGTCGATCATGGTCGGCGTCGGCCGCGGTGCGCGGTCCGGCATTCTGATCCGGGATGCGGAAGCGCTGGAGCGGATGGAGAAGGTCGACACGCTGGTGATCGACAAGACTGGCACGCTCACCGAAGGCAAACCGAAGGTGGTGGCTATTGTCGCGGCCGATGGCTTCGAACGCGACGCGTTGCTGCGGCTGGCCGCCAGCGTCGAGCGAGGCAGCGAGCATCCGCTGGCCTTTGCGATCCTGAACGCGGCGAAGGAGCAGGGCCTTGCGCTTGCCGAGGTTCAGAACTTCGACTCGCCCGCGGGCAAGGGCGCCAGCGGCACCGTCGATGGCCGCAAGGTCGTGCTCGGCAATGCTTCAATCATGCAAGTGTCGAACGTCGATACCCGGGCGCTGGAGAAGGACGCGCTGGAGCAGCGCGAACGCGGCGCGACCGCGATCTATGTCGCGGTCGACGGCCGCGCCGCCGGCGTCATCGCCGTCGCCGATCCGATCAAGCTGAGCGCACCGGAGGCGCTGAGGCAGTTGCGCGCGAACGGTCTGCGCATCGTCATGCTTACCGGTGACAATGTGACGACAGCGCAAGCGGTGGCGAAAACGCTCGGCATTGCCGAGGTCGAGGCCGACGTTCTGCCGGAACGAAAGAGCGATGTGGTCACGCGGCTGCGCGGCGAGGGCCGGGTGGTGGCGATGGCCGGCGACGGCATCAACGATGCGCCTGCGCTCGCCGCGGCGGATGTTGGCATCGCCATGGGTAGCGGCACCGACGTGGCGATCGAAAGTTCAGGCATCACCTTGCTGCGCGGCGACCTGATGGGCCTGGTGGAAGCGCGCCGGCTGTCGCAGGCCACCATGAGCAACATCCGCCAGAATCTGGTGTTCGCTTTTCTCTATAATGCAGCGGGTGTTCCGATTGCAGCGGGCGCGCTCTATCCGGTGTTCGGGATCCTGCTGTCGCCGATGCTGGGCGCCGCGGCCATGGCGCTGTCGTCCGTCAGTGTGATCGGCAATGCGCTGCGGTTGTCGCGCGCGAAGCTTCATTCGTGATTTTCAAGACGCGCGCGCGCGTAGATTTTTGACCTGCGCCATGTGCGTCAATGGAAATTTAGTGCAGAAAAAAGGCCGGGCTAAAGAGCCCGGCCTGTTTAGTTTTGGCCACGTGAGGCCGACACAATCACCTTCCAAGAGGGATAACTGAATGCGCGCGCCCGCTGGAGGAGGGGGACAATGTGCAAACGCGCTCACTCAGTGTGGAGAGAGTATGGTCCTCGACTTCCGGTGCGGACAACTCCGATCCCGGTATGTCAGTCATGCTCAGGATGGGAGGCTCAAACGTCCGTTTGAACCGGCTTAACCCGGCCAACGCTGGGCTTTACTGACGATAAAGTCGCGGAAAACCTGCACGCGCGCCACCGACTTCAATTCTTCGGGATAGACGAAATAAGTATCCAATTGGATTGAATCGGCTTCGCCGAAAAGCTGCACCAGCCGGTTGTTATCCTCCACCAGATAGTCCGGCAGCGCCGCGATCCCGAGGCCCTGCTGGCAGGCACGCACCAGGCCGAGGATGTTGTTGACCCGGAAGACCGGCTCGCGCGGGCCGGAGCCGTTGCGGTTGGCTTCCACCAGCCAGTTTCTGTTTTGCAGGTGCTGCGGCACGTTCTGGTCGCTCAGCATGATGATCCGGTGCGCATCGAGTTCGTCGAGCGTACGCGGCGTGCCGTAGCGCTTGACGTATTCCGGCGAGCAATAGGCGTGAAAGCCCATCGAGAACAGTTTGCGCTGAATGAGATCGGGCTGGGTCGGCTTGCGGGTGCGGATCGCGACGTCGGCCTCGCGCATCGACAGGTCGAGTTCCTCGTCGGTGACGATCAGCGAGATACGGATCTCGGGATACAGCGCGGTGAATTCGCCGAGCCGCGGAATCAGCCAGTTGATGCCGACACCCGGTGTTGTCGTGACCTTGAGGTCGCCGCTCGGCCGTTCGCGGCTATCGGTGAGCTTGGCGCGCGCCGCCTGCAACTGCATGAACACGTCATGCGCGGTGCGAAACAGCAGGTCGCCCTGTTCGGTCAGGATCAGCCCGCGCGCGTGGCGGTGAAACAGCGACACCGATAGTTCCTGCTCCAGCGCGCTGACCTGTCGGGAGACCGCCGATTGCGACAGTCCGAGCTGCTCGCCGGCATGGGTGAAACTGCCCGCTTCCGCAGCCGCGTGAAATACCTTTAACTTGTCCCAATCCATATCGCTCAATCCGTCGCGTGTTCGAGGCATGGTTACTCCGCCGCTGCGCGTTCTGTCGCGCTGTGAGCCAGGAAACGTTCCGCTTCAAGTGCCGCCATACATCCGAGGCCGGCCGCTGTGACGGCCTGGCGATAGGTTTCATCCGCGACGTCGCCCGCCGCGAACA is a genomic window of Bradyrhizobium sp. G127 containing:
- a CDS encoding LysR family transcriptional regulator; this translates as MPRTRDGLSDMDWDKLKVFHAAAEAGSFTHAGEQLGLSQSAVSRQVSALEQELSVSLFHRHARGLILTEQGDLLFRTAHDVFMQLQAARAKLTDSRERPSGDLKVTTTPGVGINWLIPRLGEFTALYPEIRISLIVTDEELDLSMREADVAIRTRKPTQPDLIQRKLFSMGFHAYCSPEYVKRYGTPRTLDELDAHRIIMLSDQNVPQHLQNRNWLVEANRNGSGPREPVFRVNNILGLVRACQQGLGIAALPDYLVEDNNRLVQLFGEADSIQLDTYFVYPEELKSVARVQVFRDFIVSKAQRWPG
- a CDS encoding heavy metal translocating P-type ATPase — protein: MGSAGQRDKGEGGCCGCCGSGGHAHDHYKHDHSHAHHGAHDHSHAGGGGCVDRDQTGSTKAVDPVCGMSVDPATAKHRFAYKGQDYFFCSAGCRTKFEADPEKYLASKPSAPKEKLPEGTIYTCPMHPEIRQVGPGSCPICGMALEPETVSLDDKPDPELIDMTRRFWIGLVLTLPVFVMDMTVHLAGIHLLPGQTSNWISFVLATPVVLWAGWPFFERGWRSVVTRNLNMFTLIAMGTGVAYVYSVVATLVPQVFPDAFRDMHGAVSVYFEAAAVITVLVLLGQVLELRARAQTSGAIRALLGLAPKTARRIGAHGDEDIDIDVITVGDLLRVRPGEKIPIDGVVTDGSSLVDESLVTGESMPVKKSEGAKVIGGTVNQSGGLVIRAEKIGRDTMLARIVDLVARAQRSRAPVQRLADQVAGWFVPVVIAAALVAFAAWTVFGPEPRFTYALVAAVTVLIIACPCALGLATPMSIMVGVGRGARSGILIRDAEALERMEKVDTLVIDKTGTLTEGKPKVVAIVAADGFERDALLRLAASVERGSEHPLAFAILNAAKEQGLALAEVQNFDSPAGKGASGTVDGRKVVLGNASIMQVSNVDTRALEKDALEQRERGATAIYVAVDGRAAGVIAVADPIKLSAPEALRQLRANGLRIVMLTGDNVTTAQAVAKTLGIAEVEADVLPERKSDVVTRLRGEGRVVAMAGDGINDAPALAAADVGIAMGSGTDVAIESSGITLLRGDLMGLVEARRLSQATMSNIRQNLVFAFLYNAAGVPIAAGALYPVFGILLSPMLGAAAMALSSVSVIGNALRLSRAKLHS
- a CDS encoding MarR family transcriptional regulator; the protein is MQPDRRLIYLMSVGFRRLQRGMEQQSLSAAQAGVLFVLGQKDGALIGEVADTLDLVPSAMTGLATRMERAGFIRRQRDDQDSRALRLYLTPAGRDARKHATARAQGLNAKLIEGFSEAEIDVVSRWLTSLQRKFPKDTEQSQTE
- a CDS encoding metal-sensitive transcriptional regulator, producing MRKEIKSSCLKRLKRIEGQVRGLAGMVEEDRYCIDIVTQIAAARAALRRVEEEILRDHVAHCVEHAIASGDKADQRRKIAELMDVVSRADR
- a CDS encoding enoyl-CoA hydratase, with the translated sequence MTDHVKVEFDSGVLTVTMARPDKKNAITNAMYGAMADALERAETDPAIRAVVFQGDGDSFTAGNDMADFAAQSKSQGGVLHVGRFLKNISSATKPIIAAVQGNAVGIGTTMLLHCDLVYVAPTARLITPFVNIALVPEAASTHLLPARVGYAKAFEMFAFGEPVDAATAVAIGLANAQVPLEELRGKARNAALALVKRPAGSLAQTKALMRDVGSLQAQMEREGDILRARLKGPEAREALMAFAERRPPDFSKISA